The Prosthecomicrobium sp. N25 nucleotide sequence GCGGCCCGGGCCTTCTGGCCCCAGCTGCCGCCGATGCCGCTGCTCCACGTCGACTCCACCTTCGAGTTCGACGAGACCATCGAGTTCCGCAACGCCTTCGCGGAGCGCCTCGGCTACCGCCTGATCGTCGAGGCCAACGAGGAGGGCCGGTTGCAGGGCATCAACCCCTTCACGCACGGCTCCGCCCTCTATACCGAGGTCATGCGCACGCAGGCCCTGAAGGCGGCGCTCGACCGGCATCGCTTCGACGTGGTCCTCGGCGGCGCGCGTCGTGACGAGGAGAAGACCCGCGCCAAGGAGCGTGTCTTCTCGATCCGGTCGGCCAACCACGGCTGGGACCCCCGCAACCAGCGCCCCGAGCTGTGGGCGCTCTACAACGGGCGCCTCGCCAAGGGCCAGACCGTCCGCGTCTTCCCCCTCTCCAATTGGACGGAGGCGGACATCTGGACCTACATCGCGGCCCGCGGCCTGCCGATCGCGCCTCTCTACTTCGCGGCCGAACGGGCCACCGTGGAGCACGAGGGGGCGCTCCTCGTCGTCAACGACGATCGCTATCCCTGGAAGCCCGGAGAGATCGCCGTACCGCGCCGCGTGCGCTTCCGGACCGTCGGCTGCTGGCCGGTGACGGGGGCCATTGCGTCCGAGGCCGACACGCTCGCCAAGGTCCTGGCCGAGACCCTCACCGCCTCCACCTCCGAGCGCCAGGGCCGTCTGATCGACCGCGACGACGGCGGCTCCCTGGAGCAGAAGAAGCGCGACGGCTACTTCTGACGCGCCGGGGCGCGGCCCGCCCGTGCCGCGCCTCGCTTCAGGGGCGATGGAAACGCTCCGCCAGGCGGGCCACCACGCTCCCGGCCCCGTCGCGCAGCACGAAGGCGATGTCGCCGGTCGGCCCGTCCGGGGCGAAGACGCTGACCCGGACCTTCTCCGTGTCGGACGGATCGGCCTTCAGCGGGAGCGCCCCGGCCTCGGACCCCGGTTCGGCGGAAACCGCCAGCGTGGCGCCCGGCCGGCCCTCGACCGTCAGCTGGATGGCGAGCGGCTCCCGGCCCGAATTGGTCAGCCGGAACTCGTAGCCGTTGCGGATCCGCCCGTCCGACAGCGCCACGCCGAGCGGGCTCTTGTCGTGGCTGACCGCGATCTCGTAGCCGGCGCGCGTCGATACCGACACCGCCAGGCCCGCCACGATCGCCGCAACGGCGGCCGCCAGCCCGAGCACCTTGGGCCGGAACGGCCGTGCCGGCTGCCGGGCCTCGCCGGTGCGCCCCCGCTCGATGTTGGTCCAGGTCTCGTAGTCGATCAGCCCGCGCGCGCGGCCGAGCTTCTCCATGGTGCCGTCGCAGGCGTCGACGCAGAGGCCACAGTTGATGCAGGCGATGTTCGGCCCCTGCCGGATGTCGATCCCCATCGGGCAGACGTTGACGCAGGCCGCGCAGTCCACGCAGTCACCGGCGGGCTTCCCGGCCGCCCGCGCGGCGGCCGCCTTCTTGACCGACATGCGCTCTTCGCCGCGATGGTCGCGGTAGTTCACCGTCAGCGCCTCCGGGTCCCAGATTGCGCCCTGCAGCCGCGGCCAGGGGCACATGTAGGTGCACACCTTCTCGCGGCCGAAGCCCGCGAGTGCGTAGGTCAGCCCCGTGAAGACCGCGATGATCATGACGGCGGCCGACGAGGCCGTGCCGGTGAGGAGCTCCCGGACGAGCGTCGGCGCGTCCGCGAAATAGAGCATGATCGCCCCGCCGGTCGCCGCCGCGATGATCAGCCAGAGCGCATGCTTCAGCGCGATCTCGCCGATCCGCCGCGCCGTCAGCGGCTGGCCGAGTTTCCGCAGCCGATCGCGGCGATCGCCTTCGATCCGGCGCTCCACCAGCATGAAGAGATCCGACCACACCGTCTGCGGGCAGAAGAAGCCGCACCAGACGCGGCCCGCGAGCGCATTGGCGAGGACCAGCACGACCGTGGCGAGGACGAGAAGGACCGTCAGGTAGTAAAGTTCCTGCGGCCGGATCTCGAGCCCGAAGAGGTGGAAGCGGGCATTGGCGAGGTCGAGCATGATCGCCTGCCCCGGCCGCCCGGGTCCCCGGTCCCAGCGCAGGAAGGGGAGTGCATAGTAGACCGCCAGGCACGCGCCGTGCAGGCCCCACTTGAGTCGGCGATAGGTCCCCATCACCGATTGCGGGACAACCGGGGAGGCGGGCAGGCCGAGCTTCAGGGTCGGGGCGTTGGACATGGACGTCTCCTCGGGACGCCCTGGGATGGCACGGGGCCGCGCCCCGCCGCTTGACGGCGGTCAAGCCCCACCGGCCAGCGGTGCCCGCCGCGGCCCCCGCGGCCCCCGCGGCCCCCGCGGCCCCCGCGGCCCCCGCGGCCCCCGCGGCCCCAGCGGGCCGTGCTCGCCGGGGTGGTTCCCAAAGCGAAGGTCTGCTTGTATATGCGCGGTATGCAGAAGGCCTGGTGCTCATGAGCGTCGAATCAGCCGACCAGGGTCCGGCCAACCTCTCCGGATTCGCCTACCGGGCGATCTCGGACATGATCCGTCGCCACGAGCTGAAGTCCGGCGACCCGATCGTCGAGGCGAAGCTCGCCGACGCGCTCGCCATCTCGCGCACGCCGATCCGCGAGGCGCTGCAGCGGCTCGAGGGCGAGGGCCTGATCGTCAAGGCGGCCGGCCGGTCTTTCATGGTGCGCCGCGTCACCCTTACCGAGTACCTGCAGAGCCTGAAGGTGCGCGAGATCCTGGAGGCGGAGGCCGCCGCGGCGGCGATCGGCCGCATCCCGGAGGCCGCCTTCGAGGAGGTCCGGCGGGACATCGAGGCGAGCACCTCCGGCGCCTACTCCCGCGACGCCCACTGGAACACCGACGCCAAGCTGCACAACCTCTTCATCGACGCCTGCGGCAACGAGATCATGGCCTCCATGATCCGCGCGCTCAGGGCGACCACGCATCTTTTCGAAATCGCGCGGCTCCAGGACCGCCTGAAGCCCGACAACACCGAGCACCTGGCGATCATCGACGCGATCCGGTCGGGCGACCCGAAGGCGGCGCGCCGGGCGACCCAGCAGCACATCCGCAGCCTCTATCGATTTGCCCTGGAAGTGATCAGCTAGCCCCGATCGTGAGCAGGCGCCGGGGCGTGTCGACCAGCATCCTGTCGATCTCCGCCTGCACGAAGCCGCGGTCGCGCATGAGCGGCACCGCATTCGACAGGATGTGGCCGTAGCCGTGCCCGCCGAGCGAGCGCAGGCGCGAGCGGGTGCAGATGTCGTGCGAAATGGCGACGCGGTCGCCGAGCCCGGCCTCGAACAGCGCCCGGATGGCGCGGATCCGCATCCAGTCGTTCGGGATGTCCAGGATGCCCAGCCAGTAGTTCGAGTGCTCGATCCCGAAGAAGTCGTACTCGACCACGGCCCCGCGGCGCGCCAGCGCGATCACGTCGGCGACGTCGAGCAGCGTGCGGTCCATGTGGCCGACGACCACGCGGCCCGGGTCGGCGCCCTCCGCCTCCAGGATGTCGAGGATCTCGAACGGTGCCACACGGTCGCGCCCCGGATGGATCGTGATCGCCGCGCCGGTCGCCGCCTGGGCGCGCGCCGCGGCCCTGAGCGAACGCGCCTCGAACGGGGTGAGCGGCCACGAGCAGCCGATCTCGCCGATGATGCCGCAGCGGACCGCCGTGCCCCAGGCGCCGCGCTCGACCTGCCCGACGACGATCTCGGTCAGCGCCTCGGTCGGCAGCGCCAGGGTCTCGGGGTCCAGGTAGGGCTCGGTGTAGAAGCCCGCGCCCATCACCACGTGGATGCCGCTCGCCTGCGCGATGGCGACGAGGCCCTGAGGGTCGGGGCGGATGCCGCCGGTCGTGACGTCCACGATCGTGCCGCCGCCCGCCTCCCGGAAGAGCGTGGCCTCGCGGGCCGCGCGGCCGACGTCCCGGAGCCGGTGGTTGCCGTGGTGATGGCCGGGCCGGTAGCCGAAGTCGAAGACGGTCTCGAGCGTGATCTCCGCCTGGGGAAGGTCCAGGTCGCGGGTGGCCGGGGGCGTCAGGTCGCAGAGCAGGTGCTCGTGCAGGAGCGTCGGCCCGAGCGCCGCCGGGGCCACGGGCCCGAGCACGGTGACGACATGGCCGCGCGCTTCGAGATCGCCCGTCTCAGCCATGTCGCGTTCCCCACCCAGTCCGGTCCCGACCCGCCGCCCCCTTGTGGGATGGCCCTCGATTTGCATACTGGTTGTATGCGGACAGCGGCGGTGAGACAAGCCGCAAGGGTCCGGGACAGGGGACAGCGATGACCAGGACGAGCGACCGAGACAGCATCCTCCATCCCCCGGCGGGCGGCATGGGCCGGCCGGACCGGCGCGGCTTCCTGGCCGGTGCCGGCGCGCTCGTCGGCGGCGCCGCGCTCGGCGTCCGCCCGGCGCGCGCCCAGGCGAAGCTCGCGCCCCCGAACATCATCAAGGCCGGGACGCTGGTCATGTCGATCAACCCGACCCTGCCGCCGCTGCAGTTCGTCGACGACAAGGGCGAGCTCCAGGGCATGCGCGTCGAACTCGGCAACGCCGTCGCCAAGAAGCTCGGCCTCACCCCCGAATACGTGCGGATCGAATTCGCCGCCATGGTGCCGGGCCTCGCCGCGAAGCGGTGGGACATGATCAACACCGGCATCTTCTGGACCGAGGAACGGTCCAAGCTGATGTACATGGTCCCCTACGAGCGGGCGGCGATCAGCTTCCTGGTCT carries:
- a CDS encoding phosphotriesterase family protein — encoded protein: MAETGDLEARGHVVTVLGPVAPAALGPTLLHEHLLCDLTPPATRDLDLPQAEITLETVFDFGYRPGHHHGNHRLRDVGRAAREATLFREAGGGTIVDVTTGGIRPDPQGLVAIAQASGIHVVMGAGFYTEPYLDPETLALPTEALTEIVVGQVERGAWGTAVRCGIIGEIGCSWPLTPFEARSLRAAARAQAATGAAITIHPGRDRVAPFEILDILEAEGADPGRVVVGHMDRTLLDVADVIALARRGAVVEYDFFGIEHSNYWLGILDIPNDWMRIRAIRALFEAGLGDRVAISHDICTRSRLRSLGGHGYGHILSNAVPLMRDRGFVQAEIDRMLVDTPRRLLTIGAS
- a CDS encoding GntR family transcriptional regulator encodes the protein MSVESADQGPANLSGFAYRAISDMIRRHELKSGDPIVEAKLADALAISRTPIREALQRLEGEGLIVKAAGRSFMVRRVTLTEYLQSLKVREILEAEAAAAAIGRIPEAAFEEVRRDIEASTSGAYSRDAHWNTDAKLHNLFIDACGNEIMASMIRALRATTHLFEIARLQDRLKPDNTEHLAIIDAIRSGDPKAARRATQQHIRSLYRFALEVIS
- a CDS encoding ABC transporter substrate-binding protein → MTRTSDRDSILHPPAGGMGRPDRRGFLAGAGALVGGAALGVRPARAQAKLAPPNIIKAGTLVMSINPTLPPLQFVDDKGELQGMRVELGNAVAKKLGLTPEYVRIEFAAMVPGLAAKRWDMINTGIFWTEERSKLMYMVPYERAAISFLVSRGNPLGITKWQDLAGKAVSVELGGIEERRTREVDAMLKKEGLAGLDIRTFNNFAESFQALRARQVDAATSIDATAMFWQGRGDFTRAVAGLFPQTATFAFADKTLALAVVDALNALRKEGYYDSLFDRYGVLKIESDTFAIQGPGPG
- the ccoG gene encoding cytochrome c oxidase accessory protein CcoG, which gives rise to MSNAPTLKLGLPASPVVPQSVMGTYRRLKWGLHGACLAVYYALPFLRWDRGPGRPGQAIMLDLANARFHLFGLEIRPQELYYLTVLLVLATVVLVLANALAGRVWCGFFCPQTVWSDLFMLVERRIEGDRRDRLRKLGQPLTARRIGEIALKHALWLIIAAATGGAIMLYFADAPTLVRELLTGTASSAAVMIIAVFTGLTYALAGFGREKVCTYMCPWPRLQGAIWDPEALTVNYRDHRGEERMSVKKAAAARAAGKPAGDCVDCAACVNVCPMGIDIRQGPNIACINCGLCVDACDGTMEKLGRARGLIDYETWTNIERGRTGEARQPARPFRPKVLGLAAAVAAIVAGLAVSVSTRAGYEIAVSHDKSPLGVALSDGRIRNGYEFRLTNSGREPLAIQLTVEGRPGATLAVSAEPGSEAGALPLKADPSDTEKVRVSVFAPDGPTGDIAFVLRDGAGSVVARLAERFHRP
- the cysD gene encoding sulfate adenylyltransferase subunit CysD yields the protein MSSPQPEGPADPGRAVRLGGNLGRLESEAIHIIREALTEADNPVLLFSGGKDSTVLAALAARAFWPQLPPMPLLHVDSTFEFDETIEFRNAFAERLGYRLIVEANEEGRLQGINPFTHGSALYTEVMRTQALKAALDRHRFDVVLGGARRDEEKTRAKERVFSIRSANHGWDPRNQRPELWALYNGRLAKGQTVRVFPLSNWTEADIWTYIAARGLPIAPLYFAAERATVEHEGALLVVNDDRYPWKPGEIAVPRRVRFRTVGCWPVTGAIASEADTLAKVLAETLTASTSERQGRLIDRDDGGSLEQKKRDGYF